GTCGATACATAGCGCAATTCCCTCTCGATATCGGCTACATATGCCGCCTGCTTCTCTTCATCCATACACACAGCTCCCCACTTCATGAAACTTATCATACTACCATTTTGGATGAAAGTGAAATGATTTTCAAGATTGATTACCTGGAAGCATAATGAAACCCCATACATAAAAATAAGCAGCATCCAAAGAAGTCAAAACAACCAAGTTGCTTTGCCCTTCCTCATATGCTGCCAATAAACGGGAGAGAAATTATTTATAAGGCTTACGTATTAAGAGTTAACACATTAAAGCTTAAGTTCTCCCATACGAAGGAGTTCTATGACTGCCTGCGAACGTCCTTTAACTCCAAGCTTCTGCATCGCATTCGAAATATGGTTTCGAACTGTTTTTTCGCTAATAAACAATTCACCTGCGATTTCTTTTGTTGTTTTGTCTTGTACTAGTAACTCAAATACTTCTTTTTCTCTTTTGGTGAGTAGTGGCTTATGAGTGAATTCGTTCTCCTTCAAGTAATGTTACCCTCCTTGCCTTCACCAGCATAAAACCCGGAGTGGGTGTCTATTTAGTCAAGATATAGTATGTCGGCTAGGGCAATGGAGTGACTCTTTTACTTGTCTAAATGGAAATATTTTTAGGAATGTTCAGCTCTGTATGCCACATCGATCGCTTCATCTCTTCCGTCCAAGGTACTGGCTTTCCGTTGGCCTTGGAGACTTGTACAATCGTCCCCCTGCCCGTTAAACAAATTGAACCATCTTGTTTGGTCCCCATATAATGTATGTCCACTGAAGAATTTCCGATATGGTCAGCTTTCACATGAATTGTCAACTGATCATTGAAAAACACCTGCTTCAGGTAATCACACTGTAAATTTGCAACAACCGGCATCTCACCGCATTCAGCCGAGGTCCAATCCTTCATGAACCCCATACTGTTGAAATACTCAATCCGAGCCTCCTCAAAATAAGTAAAAGGAATCGTGTTATTCAAGTGCCCAAACATATCAGTTTCCGAAAAGCGGACCTTAATCTCATGTTTAAAAGAAAAATCATTGATCCACTCCGTTATATTATCGATATATGATATTCTGCCCAACTTGTGCACACCCTTTCTGAATTGAATGACTATTCACTCATTTTATAAGAAAACAGCGATAATGAAAAGGATTTTCTATCGGAAGCAGGTTAATTTTATCAAGCTCACTTCATTAATCAAATCCTTCACCGTTGGCTTGGTGCCGCATTTACACTTCGATCCTAAATCGTTATTACAATGTCGATTCCAACCAAGTCTACGTATGTAAAACAATGAAAAAAAAGAACCCATATCATATGATACAGGTTCTTTCATGTTCATTATTAAACTTCATCGCTTCCGAAGAAGTTACGGAATTGTTGGATCGTAGTATCACGGTTCAACGCGGCAATCGAAGTCGTTAAAGGAATTCCTTTAGGGCAAGACTGCACACAGTTTTGCGAGTTACCGCAGTTTGCAAGTCCTCCGTCACCCATGATCGTATTTAAACGTTCAGCTTTGTTCATTGCACCTGTTGGATGTGCATTGAATAAACGAACTTGCGATAATGGTTGTGGCCCAATGAAGTCTGAATTGCTGTTTACGTTCGGACAAGCTTCCAAACAAACACCGCAAGTCATACATTTAGATAACTCGTAAGCCCATTGGCGTTTCTTTTCTGGCATACGAGGTCCTGGTCCAAGATTGTACGTTCCATCGATTGGAATCCATGCTTTTACCTTTTTCAATGAGTCGAACATACGGCTGCGATCGACTTGCAGGTCACGAACAACAGGGAATGTACGCATTGGAGCTAGACGAACCGGCTGCTCCAATTGATCGATAAGAGCTGTACATGATTGTCTTGGTTTACCATTGATAACCATTGAACAAGCACCACATACCTCTTCAAGACAGTTCATGTCCCATGCGATTGCTGTAGTGTGCTTGCCTTGTACAGTTACTGGATTACGACGAATTTCCATTAGAGCGGAAATTACGTTCATATTCGGGCGGTACGCTAATTCGAATTCCTCATCATAAGGAGCTGAATCCGGTGTATCTTGACGAGTGATTATAAAACGGACTGTTTTAGTCTCAGATTTAGTTTCAACCATTTTTTTGCTCCCCCTCTTTAGTGTTTCGTAGTGTAGTCACGTTTACGCGGTGCGATCAGTGATACATCAATATCTTCATAATGGAATTCAGGTGCTTGATCCAAGCCTTTGAATGTTGCCATAGTAGTTTTCATGAATTCCTCATCATTACGTTCCGGGAAATCAGGTTTGTAATGCGCTCCGCGGCTTTCGTCACGGTTTAACGCACCAATTGTGATTACACGAGCCAATTGCATCATGTTTTGCAGCTGTCTAGTGAATGCTGCTCCTTGGTTACTCCATTTTGCCGTGTCATTGATGTTAATTTTCTTGTAACGTTCCATCAGCTCAAGAATCTTGTTATCCGTTTCTTTCAGCTTGTCATTGTAACGAACTACAGTAACATGCTGTGTCATCCACTCACCAAGTTCTTTGTGAAGGATGTACGCATTTTCGTTACCATCAAGAGACATGACTTCATTCCATTTCTCCTGTTCTTGTTTTTCGTACCCTTCATACAATGAAGAAGGAATGGATTCTGAAGTTTTATCAAGGCCTTCAATATAATTAACGGCATTCGGTCCAGCGACTGAACCACCATAGATTGCAGAAAGAAGTGAGTTCGCACCAAGACGGTTACCGCCATGTTGTGAGTAATCACACTCACCTGCAGCGAATAAACCTTTGATGTTAGTCATTTGGTCATAATCCACCCAAAGTCCGCCCATAGAATAGTGAACGGCAGGGAAAATTTTCATTGGAACTTTACGAGGATCTTCACCCATGAATTTCTCGTAGATTTCAATGATTCCGCCAAGTTTTATATCAAGTAATTTAGGATCTTTATGTGATAGATCCAGGTAAACCATGTTTTCTCCATTTATGCCAAGCTTCATGTTCATACATACGTCGAAGATTTCACGAGTCGCGATATCACGAGGTACAAGATTACCATAAGCAGGGTATTTTTCTTCAAGGAAATACCAAGGTTTTCCGTCTTTATATGTCCAGATACGTCCACCTTCACCACGAGCGGATTCACTCATCAGACGAAGTTTGTCATCTCCAGGGATTGCTGTCGGGTGAATTTGAATGAACTCACCATTTGCATAATTTACACCTTGTTGATAAACGATGGAAGCTGCTGATCCTGTATTGATCATTGAGTTAGTTGATTTACCGAAAATGATTCCAGGGCCGCCGCTTGCCATGATGACTGCGTCGCCAGGGAATGATTTGATTTCCATTGAAGTCAGGTTTTGAGCTACGATACCGCGTGCTGTTTGCTCATCATCGATAACAGCTCCAAGGAATTCCCAGCCTTCATATTTCGTTACAAGGCCTTCAACTTCATAACGGCGAACCTGCTCGTCCAATGCGTAAAGTAATTGCTGACCAGTTGTTGCACCAGCGAATGCTGTACGGCTATGTTGAGTACCACCGAAACGACGGAAATCAAGAAGACCTTCCGGAGTACGGTTGAACATTACACCCATACGGTCAAACATGTGGATGATCGATGGTGCTGCTTCGCACATCGCTTTAACCGGCGGTTGGTTAGCCAAGAAATCTCCGCCATAAACTGTATCGTCGAAGTGGATGTATGGAGAATCCCCTTCACCTTTTGTATTTACTGCCCCGTTGATTCCGCCTTGGGCACAAACTGAGTGAGAGCGTTTAACAGGCACTAAAGAAAATAAATCAACCTGTTGTCCCAGCTCTGCTGCTTTGATCGTAGCCATTAATCCAGCTAGACCTCCACCAACG
The DNA window shown above is from Peribacillus sp. FSL P2-0133 and carries:
- a CDS encoding response regulator transcription factor encodes the protein MKENEFTHKPLLTKREKEVFELLVQDKTTKEIAGELFISEKTVRNHISNAMQKLGVKGRSQAVIELLRMGELKL
- a CDS encoding thioesterase family protein codes for the protein MGRISYIDNITEWINDFSFKHEIKVRFSETDMFGHLNNTIPFTYFEEARIEYFNSMGFMKDWTSAECGEMPVVANLQCDYLKQVFFNDQLTIHVKADHIGNSSVDIHYMGTKQDGSICLTGRGTIVQVSKANGKPVPWTEEMKRSMWHTELNIPKNISI
- the sdhB gene encoding succinate dehydrogenase iron-sulfur subunit, encoding MVETKSETKTVRFIITRQDTPDSAPYDEEFELAYRPNMNVISALMEIRRNPVTVQGKHTTAIAWDMNCLEEVCGACSMVINGKPRQSCTALIDQLEQPVRLAPMRTFPVVRDLQVDRSRMFDSLKKVKAWIPIDGTYNLGPGPRMPEKKRQWAYELSKCMTCGVCLEACPNVNSNSDFIGPQPLSQVRLFNAHPTGAMNKAERLNTIMGDGGLANCGNSQNCVQSCPKGIPLTTSIAALNRDTTIQQFRNFFGSDEV
- the sdhA gene encoding succinate dehydrogenase flavoprotein subunit, whose product is MGKGKIVIVGGGLAGLMATIKAAELGQQVDLFSLVPVKRSHSVCAQGGINGAVNTKGEGDSPYIHFDDTVYGGDFLANQPPVKAMCEAAPSIIHMFDRMGVMFNRTPEGLLDFRRFGGTQHSRTAFAGATTGQQLLYALDEQVRRYEVEGLVTKYEGWEFLGAVIDDEQTARGIVAQNLTSMEIKSFPGDAVIMASGGPGIIFGKSTNSMINTGSAASIVYQQGVNYANGEFIQIHPTAIPGDDKLRLMSESARGEGGRIWTYKDGKPWYFLEEKYPAYGNLVPRDIATREIFDVCMNMKLGINGENMVYLDLSHKDPKLLDIKLGGIIEIYEKFMGEDPRKVPMKIFPAVHYSMGGLWVDYDQMTNIKGLFAAGECDYSQHGGNRLGANSLLSAIYGGSVAGPNAVNYIEGLDKTSESIPSSLYEGYEKQEQEKWNEVMSLDGNENAYILHKELGEWMTQHVTVVRYNDKLKETDNKILELMERYKKININDTAKWSNQGAAFTRQLQNMMQLARVITIGALNRDESRGAHYKPDFPERNDEEFMKTTMATFKGLDQAPEFHYEDIDVSLIAPRKRDYTTKH